The Bacteroides ovatus genomic interval GGGATCGCTTAAGTGTATCTGCCGGTGTACGTGCCGAATATTATCGGGTGAACAATCATCATCGTGAAGCGGAAACAAAGATCTTCGGAACCAAGGTTCCATTCCGTCCGGTGTTCCGTGCAGGATTAAATTATCAGTTGGCCGATTACAGCTTTATCCGTGCCAGCTTCGGTCAAGGTTACCGTAATCCGTCCATCAATGAAAAATACCTGCGCAAGGATATCGGTGGAGTCGGTGTTTATCCGAATCTGGACATTAAGCCGGAAAAAGGATTTAATGCGGAATTGGGGATTAAGCAAGGATACAAAATCGGTAATTTCCAGGGATTTGTAGATGTTGCCGGATTCTATACACAGTATAAAGATATGGTTGAATTCCAGTTCGGCCTCTTCAATAATGCCGATTATACGATGATTAACAGTATCGGCGATGCTGTCCGAATGTTAACTGACGGTCAAGGTTTCGGTATTGGAGCACAGTTCCATAACGTATCGAAAGCCCAGATCTACGGAGTGGAAATCTCGACAAACGGTGTTTATAACTTTAATAAGAACACGAAGTTGTTCTATAATTTAGGATATGTATATACTGAACCACGCGATGCTGATTATCAGGAGCGCAATGCGGTAGAAGGACTTTATACCGATCCTCTTCAGATGAAAGAGAAATCGAACACAGGTAAGTATCTCAAATATCGTCCGAAGCATAGCTTCAAAGCCACGGTAGATTTCCAGTGGAAACGTATCAATCTGGGTGCTAACGTTGCCTGGAAAAGTAAAATCCTCGCTGTGGACTACCTGATGATGGATGAACGTCCGAAAACACAACTTGACCTGATGGATTATGTTCGTGGCGTTGCTTTCGGCTATTCCAAAGGAGAAAGTCTGGCGAGCTACTGGAAAAAGCACAATACGGACTATGCCACCGTTGACATGCGTCTTGGAGTAAAAGCCACGAAAGAGGTTGCTTTCCAGTTTATGGTAAACAACTTGCTGAATAAGGAATATAGCTATCGCCCGATGGCAGTTGCCGCTCCACGTACTTTTGTTGTAAAGATGGATATTACATTCTAAACTTTCCGCAAGAGTCGGAAATAGAGAAGAAAAAACGAACGGTTTCTCACCTGTGAAAAACAGGTGGGAAACCGTTTGCTTTTTTAGAGCTCTCTTCATTCTCTTTTTACAGCCATTCTTAAAAGAAGAACAATCAATATTAAAAATAGAGCACACTTATTTTCTCATTTTAAGCACTTTCGCCATACACAATTAAAAATAGAACATTAAAATAAAAAAACAGACCTTGACAATAAAGAATTGTTAGTCGAACTTTGCAAAGTTTTATTAAATACGCAATAAAAACAAAAAGCAAAATGAGAAACTTACGAAAACTATTTTATGTAGCTTGCGCGGTATTTTTCTTTACATCATGCGAAGAGACTTACAATGACAAGCTATTTTGGCCGGGAGAAATTAGTCAGGAATATGGCTCGTATATTAAACCATATACGCTAGACCTAACCTACAGTGGAGAGAAACTCGTTGGAAAAACTGTCAGTTTCAAGACAGGAGATAGTGAAACGGGAACACTGACACTGAATGATGTGATTCCCGGAGAAAAGGAAACTCCTATCAGTCATATCCAACTGTATGAGAATGAAGAGAAAGGGTATTACACTTTCAGCGGAACAAATATCACGATGGGAGGAGCTACAGTGAAATACAGCGGTAGCATTACTCCGAAAACGATGAAGCTGGATTTGAATGTGGTAATGGCTGATCCCCAAAAGCTGGTTAACAAATACGACTTCGCTCTTTATAAAATGGTTCAGGATCTTACGAATGAATTTCATCCTGTACAGTACAAAGGTGCCTGTTATTTCGATATGAAACCTAAAGAAGGGATAGGAACTGACGAAGCTTCATTAATGTATCTCTTAGGTAACCTTGCCCCGGGTATTCTTCAGACGCTCATACCTCAATTAATAAAAGATATCAAACTGGAAAAGGATGGTACTATTACAGCATATTACTCTTCAGATCCAATAAATGAAGAGTTACTGTTCTTACCTTTGAATGGCGATGAAGCAGAAGTTGTTCAAAAACAAATTCAAACCGTTATAGAAAACCGTACTTATGAGAAATCTCCTAATGGACTAGCTTATTGGGGACAAGCCAATAACAAGTTAATATTAAAACTAAATATTCCCGCAATCATTACAGAAATCATTAAGAATAGCCAGCAACAGATAGATGGTGAGCTTATCAACGGGATTACTGAAGCCATTCTCAAAACGGACCCCATTCGCCTCAAAAGTCTGCTTTCCACTCTTAATGCAATTGTGAATAATGATATATTAGGTTACTTGGTAATGGTGGACGATGCCTCTTTTACCGCTTTATTCAATTGCATCAAAAATGGTATTCCCATGAATATAACCCATACCAAAGATGGACATACCTATCTATACCTGGACTATCAGACATTAACTCCTGTCATCAACATACTATCCGGAATTAAAGTCGATTTAGGAGGACTTTCATTGGATTTGGCTATGATTGCTGAACAATGGAAACTCATGCAATTATTCAATTTAGGATTGGACTTAGTTCCATCGACCAAATAATTACCAATCACTATAAAAGAGAATGATAATGAAAAAGATTTCACTTATAATATCGCTTATATTCACGAGTGTAACAGGAATACTGACTTCTTGTAGTGAAGATTATCCAGGCCCCGATCCTGTAGACGTAACGGCCAATTATTCCAATAAATTTTCGAATCCGAATCCTACCTTGACTTTGGCATACAACGGCGAAAATATGACTGGGAAATCGGTGGATTTCAGCACAGTAAAGGGTGAGACAGCTAATCTTACTTTTTATGATATTCTTCCGGGAGAAAAGGCATTAAAGCTGACTCATATACCTCTCACAGGAGATGCAGAGGGATACTCTTTTCAAGGCAAAGGCATCGGTACTACCACCCAAAGCACCTTTAATTATGAGGGACGCGTAGTGAAAGGCAGACTTATATTAAATCTGGCTGACGTAACGATGGCAAATGCTAATTTATGGGCTAAGAACTATCGTTTCGCAGATGTAGAGCATGGAACAGGAAAGGTTATTGCAGATGAGGGAAATGGATATCAATGGGAAGAAAAAGATGACAAGATGACTTCATGTGCCATTTACTTCAGATTTCCGGAAACAGAAGAAGCCACAGAAACCAGCTACAACGGTCAAAACATGGGAAGTGTTCTGCAGGGATTATTAGGATACTTGTTGCCTTGCATCCTGAAAGATATAACATTGGAACCGGATGGAAATATCATTGCCAATTATTCGGGAGATGCTTTTAACGAGGAAAACAAGGATTTATTTATCGGTAATGTTCTGACTGCCTTTTTAAATATGGATATAGAGGACCAGGATATGATTACGGATGCCATTAAAGATTATCAATATACGACTTCTCCCAAAGGATTGGCATACTGGTTTCAAAGGGATGGCAAGAT includes:
- a CDS encoding DUF4925 domain-containing protein, which codes for MRNLRKLFYVACAVFFFTSCEETYNDKLFWPGEISQEYGSYIKPYTLDLTYSGEKLVGKTVSFKTGDSETGTLTLNDVIPGEKETPISHIQLYENEEKGYYTFSGTNITMGGATVKYSGSITPKTMKLDLNVVMADPQKLVNKYDFALYKMVQDLTNEFHPVQYKGACYFDMKPKEGIGTDEASLMYLLGNLAPGILQTLIPQLIKDIKLEKDGTITAYYSSDPINEELLFLPLNGDEAEVVQKQIQTVIENRTYEKSPNGLAYWGQANNKLILKLNIPAIITEIIKNSQQQIDGELINGITEAILKTDPIRLKSLLSTLNAIVNNDILGYLVMVDDASFTALFNCIKNGIPMNITHTKDGHTYLYLDYQTLTPVINILSGIKVDLGGLSLDLAMIAEQWKLMQLFNLGLDLVPSTK
- a CDS encoding DUF4925 domain-containing protein, with the translated sequence MKKISLIISLIFTSVTGILTSCSEDYPGPDPVDVTANYSNKFSNPNPTLTLAYNGENMTGKSVDFSTVKGETANLTFYDILPGEKALKLTHIPLTGDAEGYSFQGKGIGTTTQSTFNYEGRVVKGRLILNLADVTMANANLWAKNYRFADVEHGTGKVIADEGNGYQWEEKDDKMTSCAIYFRFPETEEATETSYNGQNMGSVLQGLLGYLLPCILKDITLEPDGNIIANYSGDAFNEENKDLFIGNVLTAFLNMDIEDQDMITDAIKDYQYTTSPKGLAYWFQRDGKIVIKLDLPAIISQVASGSGKVIDKNIISSISDAIFSMDALQLKSLLKTVNGQLQNEILGFIVSMNDQSFATFFDWLSNGIPMHIKIQNGHSYIYLDKEGIAPILKLLGDFHPIVLKMLPSLLPPEMAGLAGFLEPLIDMLFITWPECALLVQSFDLGLDLVPQN